A section of the Saccopteryx leptura isolate mSacLep1 chromosome 6, mSacLep1_pri_phased_curated, whole genome shotgun sequence genome encodes:
- the TTYH3 gene encoding protein tweety homolog 3 isoform X2, with product MAGVSYTAPWWVNLLHRLPHFSLRWEATSSQFRPEDADYQQALLLLGAAALACLALDLLFLLFYSFWLCCRRRKSEEHLDADCCCTAWCVIIATLVCSAGIAVGFYGNGETSDGVHRATYSLRHANRTVAGVQDRVWDTAAALNRTAEPSLQSLEQQLAARSEPQRAVQRLQGLLDMLLDYTAAIPFWKNSAVSLETLAQQVDLYDWYRWLGYLGLLLLDVAICLLVLVGLIRSSKGILVGVCLLGVLALVISWAALGLELAASVGSSDFCVDPDTYVTRMVEEHLVLSGDILQYYLGCSPRAANPFQQKLSGSHKALVEMQDIVAELLRTVPREYPATKDPLLRVQEVLNGTEVNLQHLTALVDCRSLHLDYVQALTGLCYDGVEGLIYLALFSFITALMFSSIVCSVPHTWQQKRGPEEDGEEEAAPGPRPAHDSLYRVHMPSLYSCGSSYGSEASIPAAAHTVSNAPVTEYMSQNANFQNPRCENTPLIGRESPPPSYTSSMRAKYLATSQPPPDSSGSGH from the exons ATGGCCGGAGTCAGCTACACGGCGCCCTGGTGGGTGAACCTCCTGCACCGGCTGCCGCACTTCAGCCTGCGCTGGGAGGCCACCAGCAGCCAGTTCCGGCCCGAGGACGCCGACTACCAGCAG gcgctgctgctgctgggggCTGCCGCGCTGGCCTGCCTCGCCCTGGACCTCCTCTTCCTGCTTTTCTACTCCTTCTGGTTGTGCTGCCGGCGGCGCAAGAGCGAGGAGCACCTGGACGCCGACTGCTGCTGCACCGCCTGGTGCGTCATCATCGCCACGCTGGTGTGCAG CGCTGGCATCGCCGTGGGCTTCTACGGCAACGGGGAGACCAGTGATGGCGTCCATCGGGCTACCTACTCGCTCCGTCACGCCAACCGCACAGTGGCAGGGGTCCAGGACCGG GTGTGGGACACAGCGGCTGCCCTGAACCGCACGGCGGAGCCCAGCCTGCAGAGCCTAGAGCAGCAGCTGGCCGCACGGTCCGAGCCCCAGCGGGCGGTCCAGCGGCTGCAGGGCCTGCTGGACATGCTGCTGGACTACACAGCTGCCATCCCGTTTTGGAAGAACTCGGCTGTGTCACTGGAGACACTGGCCCAGCAGGTCGATCTCTATGACTGGTACAG GTGGCTGGGCTACTTGGGCCTGCTGCTGCTCGACGTCGCCATCTGCCTGCTGGTACTGGTTGGCCTCATCCGCAGCTCCAAGGGCATCCTGGTCGG GGTCTGCCTGTTGGGGGTCCTGGCCCTGGTCATCAGCTGGGCAGCACTGGGCTTGGAGCTGGCTGCGTCTGTG GGCTCCAGTGACTTCTGTGTGGACCCCGACACCTATGTGACCAGGATGGTGGAGGAGCACCTGGTGCTGAGTGGGG ACATCCTGCAGTACTACCTGGGCTGCTCCCCGCGTGCCGCCAACCCCTTCCAGCAG AAGCTGTCCGGCAGCCACAAGGCCCTGGTGGAGATGCAGGACATCGTGGCCGAGCTCCTGAGGACTGTCCCGCGGGAGTACCCAGCCACCAAG GACCCTCTGCTCCGTGTCCAGGAGGTGCTGAACGGCACAGAGGTGAACCTGCAGCACCTCACGGCCCTGGTGGACTGCCGCAGCCTGCACCTG GACTACGTGCAGGCGCTGACCGGCCTCTGCTACGACGGCGTCGAGGGCCTCATCTACCTGGCCCTGTTCTCCTTCATCACGGCGCTCATGTTCAGCTCCATCGTCTGCAGCGTCCCCCACACCTGGCAGCAGAAgag GGGCCCCGAGGAGGACGGGGAGGAGGAGGCGGCCCCGGGGCCGCGGCCGGCGCACGACAGCCTCTACCGCGTGCACATGCCCAGTCTGTACAGCTGTGGCAGCAGCTACGGCAGCGAGGCCAGCATCCCGGCTGCGGCCCACACCGTCAGCAATGCCCCCGTCACCGAGTACAT GAGCCAGAATGCCAACTTCCAGAACCCGCGCTGTGAGAACACCCCCCTCATCGGACGCGAGTCCCCACCCCCCTCA TACACGTCCAGCATGAGAGCCAAATACCTCGCCACGAGCCAGCCTCCGCCCGACTCCAGCGGCAGCGGCCACTAG
- the TTYH3 gene encoding protein tweety homolog 3 isoform X1: protein MAGVSYTAPWWVNLLHRLPHFSLRWEATSSQFRPEDADYQQALLLLGAAALACLALDLLFLLFYSFWLCCRRRKSEEHLDADCCCTAWCVIIATLVCSAGIAVGFYGNGETSDGVHRATYSLRHANRTVAGVQDRVWDTAAALNRTAEPSLQSLEQQLAARSEPQRAVQRLQGLLDMLLDYTAAIPFWKNSAVSLETLAQQVDLYDWYRWLGYLGLLLLDVAICLLVLVGLIRSSKGILVGVCLLGVLALVISWAALGLELAASVGSSDFCVDPDTYVTRMVEEHLVLSGDILQYYLGCSPRAANPFQQKLSGSHKALVEMQDIVAELLRTVPREYPATKDPLLRVQEVLNGTEVNLQHLTALVDCRSLHLDYVQALTGLCYDGVEGLIYLALFSFITALMFSSIVCSVPHTWQQKRGPEEDGEEEAAPGPRPAHDSLYRVHMPSLYSCGSSYGSEASIPAAAHTVSNAPVTEYMSQNANFQNPRCENTPLIGRESPPPSRYLAALDSGSHTGWHFKPADSARTRWWPCPQSDSTRPA, encoded by the exons ATGGCCGGAGTCAGCTACACGGCGCCCTGGTGGGTGAACCTCCTGCACCGGCTGCCGCACTTCAGCCTGCGCTGGGAGGCCACCAGCAGCCAGTTCCGGCCCGAGGACGCCGACTACCAGCAG gcgctgctgctgctgggggCTGCCGCGCTGGCCTGCCTCGCCCTGGACCTCCTCTTCCTGCTTTTCTACTCCTTCTGGTTGTGCTGCCGGCGGCGCAAGAGCGAGGAGCACCTGGACGCCGACTGCTGCTGCACCGCCTGGTGCGTCATCATCGCCACGCTGGTGTGCAG CGCTGGCATCGCCGTGGGCTTCTACGGCAACGGGGAGACCAGTGATGGCGTCCATCGGGCTACCTACTCGCTCCGTCACGCCAACCGCACAGTGGCAGGGGTCCAGGACCGG GTGTGGGACACAGCGGCTGCCCTGAACCGCACGGCGGAGCCCAGCCTGCAGAGCCTAGAGCAGCAGCTGGCCGCACGGTCCGAGCCCCAGCGGGCGGTCCAGCGGCTGCAGGGCCTGCTGGACATGCTGCTGGACTACACAGCTGCCATCCCGTTTTGGAAGAACTCGGCTGTGTCACTGGAGACACTGGCCCAGCAGGTCGATCTCTATGACTGGTACAG GTGGCTGGGCTACTTGGGCCTGCTGCTGCTCGACGTCGCCATCTGCCTGCTGGTACTGGTTGGCCTCATCCGCAGCTCCAAGGGCATCCTGGTCGG GGTCTGCCTGTTGGGGGTCCTGGCCCTGGTCATCAGCTGGGCAGCACTGGGCTTGGAGCTGGCTGCGTCTGTG GGCTCCAGTGACTTCTGTGTGGACCCCGACACCTATGTGACCAGGATGGTGGAGGAGCACCTGGTGCTGAGTGGGG ACATCCTGCAGTACTACCTGGGCTGCTCCCCGCGTGCCGCCAACCCCTTCCAGCAG AAGCTGTCCGGCAGCCACAAGGCCCTGGTGGAGATGCAGGACATCGTGGCCGAGCTCCTGAGGACTGTCCCGCGGGAGTACCCAGCCACCAAG GACCCTCTGCTCCGTGTCCAGGAGGTGCTGAACGGCACAGAGGTGAACCTGCAGCACCTCACGGCCCTGGTGGACTGCCGCAGCCTGCACCTG GACTACGTGCAGGCGCTGACCGGCCTCTGCTACGACGGCGTCGAGGGCCTCATCTACCTGGCCCTGTTCTCCTTCATCACGGCGCTCATGTTCAGCTCCATCGTCTGCAGCGTCCCCCACACCTGGCAGCAGAAgag GGGCCCCGAGGAGGACGGGGAGGAGGAGGCGGCCCCGGGGCCGCGGCCGGCGCACGACAGCCTCTACCGCGTGCACATGCCCAGTCTGTACAGCTGTGGCAGCAGCTACGGCAGCGAGGCCAGCATCCCGGCTGCGGCCCACACCGTCAGCAATGCCCCCGTCACCGAGTACAT GAGCCAGAATGCCAACTTCCAGAACCCGCGCTGTGAGAACACCCCCCTCATCGGACGCGAGTCCCCACCCCCCTCA CGGTATCTGGCTGCCCTGGACTCTGGCAGCCACACGGGCTGGCACTTTAAGCCCGCGGACAGTGCCCGAACGCGGTGGTGGCCGTGCCCTCAGAGCGACAG TACACGTCCAGCATGA